Proteins from one Oscillatoria nigro-viridis PCC 7112 genomic window:
- a CDS encoding calcium-binding protein: MLETNLGEIRALAENPDPMIADPPNIKLLTGPLPNPGSDPNFFDLTPNDDAVQLANGILRNTPGGLRALAGNDFVRGSGGAELMNGNSGTDTLIGGCGSDTIRGGQDFDILYGECGSDFVSGDQGNDYVSGGTANDFIRGGKGNDALVGESGNDTLIGDAGIDRLWGSQGADLFVIRTEVGATSGEIGSVQPPPSGNFDVDEVPADFILDYNPAEGDVIGLAGGLTRNDIVLSERFLTIGDARDYDSSGPFPPGIPRTADFRILNTKATVIREASTGNILGLVKDVSPSQLQFISVSDGTIALG, from the coding sequence ATGTTAGAAACAAATCTCGGAGAAATTAGAGCATTAGCTGAAAATCCAGACCCAATGATTGCCGATCCCCCAAACATCAAATTACTCACAGGGCCATTGCCAAATCCAGGCAGCGACCCCAACTTTTTTGACTTAACTCCCAATGACGACGCAGTTCAATTAGCAAATGGAATTCTGCGGAATACTCCCGGAGGTTTGCGTGCCTTAGCTGGTAACGATTTTGTCAGAGGTTCCGGTGGTGCGGAACTGATGAACGGCAACAGCGGCACAGATACTTTAATCGGAGGTTGCGGCAGCGATACTATTCGCGGCGGCCAAGATTTTGACATTCTTTATGGAGAATGTGGCAGCGATTTTGTCAGCGGAGATCAAGGTAATGATTACGTTTCTGGAGGCACGGCAAATGACTTTATTCGCGGCGGTAAAGGGAATGATGCTTTAGTAGGAGAGAGTGGAAATGATACTCTAATCGGTGATGCTGGAATTGATAGACTTTGGGGAAGTCAAGGCGCAGATTTGTTTGTCATCCGCACAGAAGTGGGAGCAACTTCGGGGGAAATTGGTTCGGTTCAACCGCCTCCTAGTGGCAATTTTGATGTAGATGAAGTGCCTGCCGATTTTATTCTCGATTACAATCCGGCTGAAGGTGATGTAATTGGATTGGCGGGAGGATTGACGCGAAATGATATTGTTTTGAGCGAAAGGTTTTTAACAATTGGTGATGCCAGAGATTACGATAGCAGCGGGCCTTTTCCTCCGGGAATTCCTCGAACGGCTGATTTTAGAATTTTAAATACTAAGGCGACGGTGATTCGGGAAGCTAGCACCGGCAATATCTTGGGTTTGGTGAAGGATGTTTCGCCGAGTCAACTTCAGTTTATATCTGTGTCTGACGGGACGATCGCTCTAGGATAA
- a CDS encoding RNA-guided endonuclease InsQ/TnpB family protein → MPNYNQLSGLLTASKKTQERSWLNNVSCVPLQQSLRHLSVAYKNFFNSRKGKRKGIKVGTPKFKKKTNSQSAEFTKSGFSIKGCQVYLAKVGDVSPILSRELPSEPSSVTVIKDCANRYFLSFVVEINPASPLPKNQSVGIDLGLKTFASLSDGTQVKSPDYSKPDRKIRKLQRKLARQPHDSRRRNKTRIRIARQYNKIADTRADFLHKLSTKIVRENQTVVLEDLNVSGMVKNRRLARAISGQGWYQFRVLCEAKCDKLGRDFRVISRWEPTSQVCSECDFRWGKLDLSVREVVCINCGTHHDRDGNAAKNIEKVGMGYCHDSKRTQRESKTTTVASPNEASRITALLGR, encoded by the coding sequence TTGCCCAATTACAATCAACTGTCAGGTTTATTAACTGCATCCAAAAAGACTCAAGAGCGGAGTTGGCTTAACAATGTGTCTTGCGTTCCCTTGCAACAATCTCTGCGGCACTTATCAGTAGCATACAAAAATTTTTTCAATTCCCGCAAGGGGAAGAGAAAGGGAATAAAAGTTGGGACACCCAAGTTTAAGAAAAAGACCAACAGCCAATCTGCGGAGTTTACCAAATCCGGGTTCTCTATTAAGGGATGCCAAGTCTACTTAGCTAAGGTAGGAGATGTCAGTCCGATTTTGTCGAGGGAATTACCTTCAGAACCTAGCTCTGTAACGGTAATTAAGGATTGTGCAAACCGCTACTTCCTCAGTTTTGTAGTCGAAATAAATCCTGCAAGTCCGCTCCCGAAGAACCAATCAGTGGGGATAGACTTGGGGCTAAAAACTTTTGCCTCCCTCAGTGATGGAACGCAGGTAAAAAGCCCGGATTACTCGAAACCCGACCGCAAAATCAGGAAGTTGCAAAGGAAGTTAGCCCGCCAACCGCATGACTCAAGGCGCAGGAACAAGACTCGAATTCGGATAGCCCGCCAGTACAACAAGATAGCAGACACCCGCGCCGATTTCCTGCACAAATTGTCAACCAAAATAGTCAGAGAAAACCAAACTGTTGTTTTGGAAGATTTAAACGTGTCGGGGATGGTAAAAAATCGACGCTTGGCAAGAGCAATTAGTGGGCAAGGATGGTATCAATTCCGAGTTCTCTGCGAAGCTAAGTGCGATAAGTTGGGACGCGATTTTAGGGTAATTAGTAGGTGGGAGCCTACCAGTCAAGTTTGCTCTGAATGCGATTTTAGATGGGGAAAGTTAGACCTTTCTGTTCGCGAAGTTGTCTGCATCAATTGCGGGACGCATCACGACAGAGACGGAAACGCCGCTAAAAATATAGAGAAAGTCGGGATGGGATATTGCCACGACTCTAAACGGACGCAGAGGGAAAGTAAGACTACGACCGTAGCATCTCCCAATGAAGCGTCAAGAATCACTGCCCTTTTAGGGCGGTGA
- the ltrA gene encoding group II intron reverse transcriptase/maturase yields MSKTLSNQMVEWRETDWRKLERRIFKLQKRIFQASSRGDLKAVRRLQKTLMRSWSGKMLAVRRVTQDNQGKKTAGVDGVKSLSPVQRIALVEKLELKGKTKPTRRVWIDKPGTDEKRPLGIPTMYDRALQALVKLMLEPEWEARFEPNSYGFRPGRSCHDAVEAIFNAIKSKAKYVLDADIAKCFDRINHGELLKKLNTFPTLRRQINAWLKSGVMDGNQLFPTSEGTPQGGVISPLLANIALHGMEERIKQVAETLPTPRGHSKRGNRQSLSLIRYADDFVILHEDLTVVHRCKEVISEWLNGIGLELKPSKTRLAHTLNKHDEQDAGFNFLGFNIRQYPVGKYNTGCNPHGEPLGFKTLIKPSKQKLKLHYDSISEVIEQHKTAPQAALITHLNPIIRGWANYYRTVTSKETYSELGHKVYKKLKSWAHRRHPNKSGEWIANKYWQTIGDDNWVFATRQERKNPLRLQNHNATDIVRHVKVKGDASPYDGNLVYWSARMGKNPEVPKDVATLLKRQKGKCTHCGLHFTEESVLEVDHVIPKSKGGKDSYDNLQLLHRHCHDEKTTKDGSLGNKSGCNRAKPSPSKTGNRGTHDKSLITEEPDEVKASRPVLKTSRAGDSLA; encoded by the coding sequence ATGTCTAAAACACTGAGCAATCAGATGGTGGAATGGAGAGAGACGGACTGGCGTAAGCTGGAACGGCGAATCTTTAAGCTGCAAAAAAGAATATTCCAAGCCTCTAGTCGTGGTGATTTGAAAGCAGTCCGCAGACTCCAGAAGACATTGATGAGGTCTTGGTCAGGAAAGATGCTAGCTGTACGTCGCGTGACGCAAGACAACCAGGGCAAGAAAACAGCCGGAGTAGACGGAGTTAAATCACTCTCACCCGTCCAAAGGATAGCACTGGTGGAAAAACTTGAGCTAAAGGGGAAAACCAAACCCACTCGACGGGTATGGATTGACAAACCAGGAACGGATGAAAAACGCCCCCTTGGTATTCCCACGATGTACGACAGAGCGCTTCAGGCGTTAGTGAAATTGATGCTTGAACCGGAGTGGGAAGCAAGGTTTGAACCCAACTCCTATGGATTCCGACCAGGACGTTCATGCCATGATGCTGTCGAGGCAATCTTTAACGCTATTAAGTCAAAGGCTAAATATGTGCTGGATGCCGACATCGCGAAATGCTTTGACCGCATAAACCACGGGGAACTTCTCAAAAAATTAAATACATTCCCGACCTTAAGACGCCAGATAAACGCTTGGCTCAAATCGGGAGTGATGGATGGCAATCAATTATTCCCCACATCTGAGGGTACGCCACAAGGCGGGGTCATCTCTCCGCTACTGGCAAACATTGCCCTTCACGGGATGGAAGAACGGATAAAGCAGGTGGCTGAAACATTGCCAACACCACGAGGACATAGTAAGCGAGGAAATCGCCAATCTCTAAGCCTAATCCGGTACGCCGACGACTTCGTAATACTGCACGAGGACTTAACCGTTGTCCATAGATGTAAAGAAGTGATTTCTGAGTGGCTAAACGGCATTGGACTTGAATTGAAACCAAGTAAAACGCGCCTTGCCCATACATTGAATAAACATGATGAGCAAGACGCGGGGTTTAACTTCCTGGGGTTTAATATCAGACAGTACCCAGTAGGTAAATATAACACGGGTTGTAATCCTCATGGGGAACCACTTGGATTCAAGACGCTCATCAAACCCAGCAAGCAGAAGCTAAAGCTACACTATGACAGTATCTCTGAGGTAATAGAACAGCATAAAACAGCTCCACAAGCTGCGCTGATAACTCATTTAAATCCAATCATCAGAGGATGGGCTAACTATTACCGCACTGTTACCAGCAAGGAAACATACTCCGAACTGGGACACAAAGTGTACAAGAAGCTAAAAAGCTGGGCACATAGACGCCACCCGAATAAATCAGGGGAATGGATAGCCAACAAATATTGGCAAACCATAGGCGATGATAACTGGGTATTCGCAACCAGGCAAGAAAGGAAAAACCCCTTGCGGTTACAAAATCACAACGCTACAGATATCGTGCGTCATGTGAAAGTCAAAGGCGATGCTAGTCCCTATGATGGCAACCTTGTGTACTGGAGTGCAAGAATGGGCAAAAACCCCGAAGTCCCTAAAGATGTGGCAACACTCTTGAAACGACAGAAAGGCAAATGTACCCACTGCGGATTACACTTCACAGAAGAATCGGTGTTAGAAGTAGACCACGTTATCCCTAAGTCGAAAGGCGGAAAGGATAGCTATGACAATTTGCAACTACTCCACCGACATTGCCACGATGAAAAGACAACCAAGGATGGAAGTCTTGGCAACAAATCTGGCTGTAATCGCGCCAAGCCTTCACCCTCAAAAACGGGGAATAGAGGTACTCATGACAAGAGCCTTATTACTGAGGAGCCGGATGAGGTGAAAGCTTCACGTCCGGTTTTGAAGACGAGCAGGGCTGGTGACAGCCTTGCTTAG
- a CDS encoding helix-turn-helix domain-containing protein: MKARYRYRFYPTDQQRQSLAQLFGCVRVVWNGAIRLLETKSNKKGLGD; encoded by the coding sequence ATGAAAGCAAGATATCGCTACAGATTCTATCCAACAGACCAACAACGACAGAGTTTAGCTCAGTTGTTTGGCTGCGTGCGTGTAGTCTGGAACGGTGCGATTCGTTTGCTAGAAACCAAATCCAATAAGAAGGGTTTGGGGGATTAG